TTTGGGCCGTTGAGTCAAGGTGGCGCGGTGGTGTTGCCGCCGGCGGAGGCCGTACCTAATCCGGCTGCGTGGTTGTCGGCTGCTGCGGACAATGGCGTCACCATTTTCAACACTGTCCCGGCCGTGGCGCAGATGATGTTGAGCGCGGTTGAGGGCGGTGCGCTACCGCCGTCGGGCGTTCGTACGTGGATTCTTTCTGGCGATCGGATTCCGCGGGATCTGGTGCGGCGGCTGCATGAGGTGTTCCCGGGAACGATTTTTGAGGCTATGGGTGGCGCTACTGAGGCTGCTATCTGGTCGATTGCGCACCGTATTGACCTTGAGTGTGTTTCCGGTGAGATTCCTTATGGCACTCCGTTGGCGAATCAACGCTTCGCGGTGATTGATCAGGCTGGTCAGGATCGGCCAGTGGGAGTCAGCGGGGAGATTGTCATCCTGGGTGCGGGTTTGGCGCAGGGGTATGAGGATTGCGCGCAGACCGAGCGGGCTTTCATTGATGATCCGGTGCGGGGTCGGTTTTATCGCACTGGTGATGCGGGCCGGTATTTGCCTGGCGGCGACATTGAGATTGAGGGTCGCTTGGATGACCAGGTGAAGATCCGTGGGCACCGGATTGAGCTCGGTGAGGTCGAGAGTGTGCTGGTCGCTGACCCGTCGGTGCGTCAGGCGGCGGTCGTGGTTGCTGGTGAAGGAGCCCAACGGGCGTTGCATGGCTTCATCGTTGCTGAGCAGGGCAGTTCTGATGCTGCTGGTGAGCCAGTCGCGCAAGCCATGGAGGAGGCTGCGGGGCTGGCTGCAGATGTGGTTGATTGCACCGACGCTGAGGGCATTGCTGCGTATGCCACGGCGATGGAGAAAGCCTGCGTTGCTTCCATTGTTGAGGTGCTTGGCCGTGTTGATGCTGGTTTGCCTGTGGCGGCAGCGCATCAGTGGATTGTTGATTTGTGGCGGCAGACGTTGGCTGCATGGCATCCGCATCTGTTGAGCGGCGGCAACCAGGGCGTGGTGAATCCTGGGTTGGCTGTCGGCGCGGCTGAGGTGCAGCGGTTGTGGGAGGAGGTGGGGCAGCTCAGTCCGCGGGGCGCGGATTATCGCGGTGTGACTGCGTATGTGCGTCGGTGCGCTGATGTTTTGCCGCAGTTGCTCAGCGGGGAGCAGCGTCCTTCAGATTTGTTGTTCACCGACGGCGTGGATGACAGTTCGGCGCAGGTATATCGCAAACGGTTGAGCATGCGTTGGGGTACTGAGACTGTCGCTCATCTGGTGGAGCGGCTGGTTGAGGGTGATCCGCAGCGCCCGTTGCGTGTTCTCGAGATCGGGGCGGGCACCGGTAGCACCACTGATGCTGTGCTGCGTGGCTTGGGCGATCGGCCGTATGAGTACGTTTTCAGTGATCGTGCATCGTTCTTCCTTGATGCTGCCCAGCAGCGCTGGTCGGGTGATCCACGGATGACGTTCACGGTGTTTGACCTGGATAAGGATCCGGTTGAGCAGGGAATTGAGCTCGGATCATTTGATCTGGTGTGTGCTTTTGGGGTGCTTGAGAATGCTCGGCATATCCCGCGGGCTCTGGATCGAGTGGCTGCGTTGGCTTGCCCTGGTGGAGTGGTCGTTATTTCTGAACCGGTCGGGGTGCAGTGGTGGATCATGGTTTCGCAGATCTTCATGATGACGCGCCCAGAGCCGTCGAGCCGTCCTGAGGGGGTACTTTTCCCTGATGGTGCCTGGTGGGCTGCCCATATTGGGGCAAGCACGGGCAGCGATGTGGCACTCACGCCTGCGGCGGATAGTGTGCTGGCCCCTGAGGGGTTTGGGCTGTTCGCTTCCCGTGTGGGGTGTTCTGCGGTGGATTGCCAGGCGCAGGATCAGTCCATTTTGGCCACGGCGCGCCAGCAGCTGCCTGAGGTGATGGTTCCGGTGAGTCTTCGCCGGTTGCCTCAGCTGCCGTTGACTCCCAACGGCAAGGTTGACCGGCGGGCGCTGGTTAATCTGACGAGAGCTCAGGAGGCGGGGCAGCCGGTACAGCCAAAACCGCAGGAGAGTTTCACATGTGATCTCACCGAAACAGCCGCTACGTGGGCACAGCTGCTCACGCAGCTGTGGAAAGAGCACCTCGGCTCAGACAGCGAGCTGAGCTGGGCGGTGAATCCGTATGATCTCGGCGCGAATTCGGTCTCAGCTGCAGCAGTGTCCACCCAGGTTCGGGACCGGTTGGGCGATGGGGTTTCTTTCGAAGCAATGTTGCGGATTTTGTTAACTGCACCAGATATTGCTGCAACAGCAATAGCCCTGGAGCGTCTGGAAGCAAATTCTGATCCCACGAGCGAGTCGGCTTCAGCAGACGCCGGTCAAACCCAAGAGCCGGTGCGAGTGATATCGCTGGGTGAGCCCACTGCTGCGCCGGCGGTGACCACTGTGGTGTTCTCCGACTCATTGGCCTCGGCGGATTCGATGCGGCCACTGCTGCGTAGACTGTGGCAGCACCCTGATGCCCAAGAGCTATTCGGCGCTGACAGTGATGTGCGCCTGGTTGAGGTGCCTGACGATGAGTGGTTCTGCTCTCTGCCAGCTGCAAGCGCGATCCAGCAGATAGCAGCCAACGTAGCGGCTTGTCTCGAGCAGACAGGCGCCCAGGAGTACTGTCTGATTGGGTATAGCTTCGGCTCGCTCGTGGCTATCGAGGTGGCGCGCCATCTGATCGAGAATGGCCACACGGTTCGGCCTTTGGGGCTGATTGATCCTCACGTTGTTCCAGCAGGTATTCACGATCGCCTAGCTGAGGTGATGTTTATTACTTCGCTGGGGGCACAGACGCAGATGCTGTTCCCCGATGCGCCCCCGCTGGTGGCTTTGCTTGATTCGGTGGTCTCTGCCCCTGCTGCTCACCCGGATGCTGCAGCGTTCTTCGCGTCATTGGATGCGTTGTCTGAGCAGGATCGGTGGGAGCTGTACGCAACGGCAGTTTCTACGTCGCATCGGCGAGCAGTCTGTGACCTGCAACGTATGTGGCGACGTTATCGACACACGATGAACTCCGCTATGGAAGAGCCTGCGGATCTTGTGGTCGATGCGGTGATCATCCAGCCGTGCGATCACCTTGGGTTCCGCCCGGGGGCGCACGACGAATTCTTTGCTGTGTGGCAGGAACGCTTCATCGGTGATGTTCACCGTGAACACGTACCGGGTAACCATTTCACCCTCGTCACTGGTGAATTCGCATCTACGACGGCGCAGGCTTTGATCGCTGGTTATCGAGCTCTTGTGTAAAAAATGTCAGTCAATTCTGATGCTTTAACCCCTCGAAAGGATTTTTCTGTGACCAATCAGTCCACCTCCGACTCTGCCTCAGCTCCGAGCAGTCAAGCCCTCGTTCCTGACTCCCAGGGCGGCACATCGGCAGCGAAGAAGCCGTGGTTCACCGCCCGCGATTTGATCACCGTGGGTATTTTTGGGGCGATCTATGCGGTGCTGAATTACGTGTTCGGCATGCTTGGCATGTTTGGCCCATTGGTGTGGCTGCTCAGTGTTCCCCCAGCAATCATCATCAATGGCATCACGTTTGTGCTGTTCTACAAGCGGGTACGTAAACCCGGCATGATCTTCCTGTTCTCGCTGATCCTGTCGATCGTTTTCGTTCTTCACGGTGGTGCCTTGCTGGGGGCGATTGCCACCCCGATCGTCGCTTTCATTGTTGAATTCGTCGCTCGTGCTGGTGACTACCGCACGAGGGCTTCAGCGATCGCGTCGTACACCTTGTTCGGACTAACCGCGTTCACACCGTTTGTTCCGATTCTTCTCAATGCCGACACCTACTTCCAGACTCCTGCCTGGCAGGCCATGGGTCCAGAATTCATCGCCGCGGCACAGCAGGTGTTCACCGTGCCGATGCTGCTGGGGCTGGCGGTTGCTTGCCCAGTCTCTGGATTCCTCGGCGGGCTGCTTGGAACAGCAGTGGTACGTAAGCATTTCCAACGCGCTGGCCTGGCATGAGAACGAGCGAGCCTGAGAGCTTGCGTGAGCGTTTAGCGCTTGATCCACGGACCACAATGCTGCTTGTCGCTGGCGTCAGCGCGGCAGCATTGGGTCCGTATGGTCAGCACTTCATCGTTCCCGGTGTTGCTTTAGCAGTGCTGTTGGCGTTGTCAGTCAATGAGTGGCGGCGTGCTGTATGGGTGAGCGTGATCGCGCTTGGTGCATGGCTGGCCGCGCGACTGTTATTGCCGATTTCCTCTCCTGCAGTGGCAGCTTCAGTTGTCGTGCCACTGGATTACGTGGCCCGGTACTCCGCTGCTGTCGGGGTGGCGATTCATCTGTTCGCCACCACATCACCGACAGTGCTGCATGCAGCCCTTCGGGCGCTGCGTTTGCCGCGTTCGATCGCCGTGACTCTTGTGGTGATGATCCGGTTTCTTCCGGTGGTGTTGACCGAGGCGTGCGCGGTTCTTGATGCCATGCGGCTGCAAGGTTTGACACGTCCGTCGGCACTGTTTCGTCACCCCATATTGGTGATTGAAAGGTTTACTGTGCCGATGATCGCCTCCAGCTTGCGGGCCGGGGATGATTTGTCGTCGGCGGCGTTGCTGCGTGGGTTAGGGTCACCGACGCCTCCGAGCGTGCTTCATCCGCCACGGTTTCGGGCGATTGATGCCGCCTGGGTTCTGATTGCAGTCGTTCTCTTCATTGCGGGGTGGTACTGGACGTGATCGATCTGAGCAATGTGAGCTGGAAATACCCGCACGCTGAACACTACACACTCACCAACGTTGATCTGCATATCAATGCTGGTGAGTGTGTAGTGGTGTGCGGTGCCAGTGGAAGCGGTAAGTCGACGCTGCTACGTCTGATTAATGGTCTGGTTCCGCACTTTTATGACGAGGGTGATTTGCGTGGTCGTGTGACTGTTGAAGGTGTAGTGACCAGCCAGGCTGACCTGGAGGCCATTGGGCGTCGCACGGGCACTGTGCAGCAGCATCCGCGTCGGCAGTTCT
This region of Dermatophilus congolensis genomic DNA includes:
- a CDS encoding non-ribosomal peptide synthetase; protein product: MIPTRNLIDVWRAQGIDLWDDDGRLRYRAPRGVVTAETLQELKARKDEILTVLRADRGPSVDSEHRYDPFPLTDVQSAYLMGRSGAFDHSGVACHLYCEVEYPRLQMERACTAWQELVRRHDMLRVRIDPAGYQQVLADVPPLPITVTELSDAQESTRAEHVQQVRAAMSHAVHPVGQWPMFAVAFTQPHEEDPDGATLMHVSYDFLMGDWASLLSLLRQWEELYNGAEGAQCSPVLFRDFVVWERGQREKAPYRQARDYWLQRIDELPAAPQISLSETESESACWSGIEALIAPEAWNTIRSRAQAVGLTPTAVVLTCYADVLAQWAQDRHFCLNLTVLDRPAEVPGVDEIIGDFTTVTLLEVGAKAGSFTERATQVMHQLLEDLDHRAFSGVEVMREIARRRGRHTAAMPYVFTSAIGVGSQDSAEAQQGKIVHSISQTPQAVLDCQVMDDADGLHIHLDGRVGALQEAVRKDMAEVLVAALEKLASDEDAWDAFSPVRLPQWQQVERNHANNTAGQQVEGTLHGALARAAAAAPNAPAVISDQVCWSHAQLQQHALTVSAALRQRGVQPGDRVAVCVPRSPEQIAAVLGVLALGAAYVPIDVRHPSGRRSMIARSAEVRVFIHDASTAPETLDGVTAVELASLLTGEAGDAATLAADVGHPDDLAYVIFTSGSTGTPKGVRMSHRAALNTIEDVNRRCGVDAASRSIAIADLSFDLSVYDIFGPLSQGGAVVLPPAEAVPNPAAWLSAAADNGVTIFNTVPAVAQMMLSAVEGGALPPSGVRTWILSGDRIPRDLVRRLHEVFPGTIFEAMGGATEAAIWSIAHRIDLECVSGEIPYGTPLANQRFAVIDQAGQDRPVGVSGEIVILGAGLAQGYEDCAQTERAFIDDPVRGRFYRTGDAGRYLPGGDIEIEGRLDDQVKIRGHRIELGEVESVLVADPSVRQAAVVVAGEGAQRALHGFIVAEQGSSDAAGEPVAQAMEEAAGLAADVVDCTDAEGIAAYATAMEKACVASIVEVLGRVDAGLPVAAAHQWIVDLWRQTLAAWHPHLLSGGNQGVVNPGLAVGAAEVQRLWEEVGQLSPRGADYRGVTAYVRRCADVLPQLLSGEQRPSDLLFTDGVDDSSAQVYRKRLSMRWGTETVAHLVERLVEGDPQRPLRVLEIGAGTGSTTDAVLRGLGDRPYEYVFSDRASFFLDAAQQRWSGDPRMTFTVFDLDKDPVEQGIELGSFDLVCAFGVLENARHIPRALDRVAALACPGGVVVISEPVGVQWWIMVSQIFMMTRPEPSSRPEGVLFPDGAWWAAHIGASTGSDVALTPAADSVLAPEGFGLFASRVGCSAVDCQAQDQSILATARQQLPEVMVPVSLRRLPQLPLTPNGKVDRRALVNLTRAQEAGQPVQPKPQESFTCDLTETAATWAQLLTQLWKEHLGSDSELSWAVNPYDLGANSVSAAAVSTQVRDRLGDGVSFEAMLRILLTAPDIAATAIALERLEANSDPTSESASADAGQTQEPVRVISLGEPTAAPAVTTVVFSDSLASADSMRPLLRRLWQHPDAQELFGADSDVRLVEVPDDEWFCSLPAASAIQQIAANVAACLEQTGAQEYCLIGYSFGSLVAIEVARHLIENGHTVRPLGLIDPHVVPAGIHDRLAEVMFITSLGAQTQMLFPDAPPLVALLDSVVSAPAAHPDAAAFFASLDALSEQDRWELYATAVSTSHRRAVCDLQRMWRRYRHTMNSAMEEPADLVVDAVIIQPCDHLGFRPGAHDEFFAVWQERFIGDVHREHVPGNHFTLVTGEFASTTAQALIAGYRALV
- a CDS encoding MptD family putative ECF transporter S component, which codes for MTNQSTSDSASAPSSQALVPDSQGGTSAAKKPWFTARDLITVGIFGAIYAVLNYVFGMLGMFGPLVWLLSVPPAIIINGITFVLFYKRVRKPGMIFLFSLILSIVFVLHGGALLGAIATPIVAFIVEFVARAGDYRTRASAIASYTLFGLTAFTPFVPILLNADTYFQTPAWQAMGPEFIAAAQQVFTVPMLLGLAVACPVSGFLGGLLGTAVVRKHFQRAGLA
- a CDS encoding energy-coupling factor transporter transmembrane component T family protein, whose protein sequence is MRTSEPESLRERLALDPRTTMLLVAGVSAAALGPYGQHFIVPGVALAVLLALSVNEWRRAVWVSVIALGAWLAARLLLPISSPAVAASVVVPLDYVARYSAAVGVAIHLFATTSPTVLHAALRALRLPRSIAVTLVVMIRFLPVVLTEACAVLDAMRLQGLTRPSALFRHPILVIERFTVPMIASSLRAGDDLSSAALLRGLGSPTPPSVLHPPRFRAIDAAWVLIAVVLFIAGWYWT